One genomic segment of Theobroma cacao cultivar B97-61/B2 chromosome 6, Criollo_cocoa_genome_V2, whole genome shotgun sequence includes these proteins:
- the LOC18597379 gene encoding uncharacterized protein LOC18597379 isoform X1: protein MNASAAVGVGISPSTSKPLAMGLTPIPIRLRWRRSCSMIETEAELAASEAQPVSRRLILLRHAKSSWQHTALRDHDRPLSKTGRADAALVSKKLQHMGWIPQLILSSDALRTRATLNIMQEQVRGFLEAEVHFISSFYSIAAMDGQTAEHLQRTICQYSRDEILTIMCMGHNRGWEEAASMFTGASIELKTCNAALLEATGKSWEEVTFPFFIKYFLSCCLIVIFTFFFFFVEVMYMKYKLYKFSNMPGPTA from the exons ATGAATGCTAGTGCTGCAGTGGGAGTGGGCATTTCCCCCTCCACCTCTAAGCCATTGGCCATGGGCTTAACACCAATCCCTATCCGTTTGCGCTGGAGGAGGAGTTGTTCAATGATTGAGACGGAGGCGGAGCTAGCTGCGTCGGAGGCCCAACCCGTCTCTCGCCGCCTCATTCTGCTTCGCCATGCCAAGAGTTCTTGGCAACATACAGCTCTGCGAG ATCATGACCGTCCTCTCAGTAAAACCGGACGAGCTGATGCTGCCTTGGTTTCTAAAAAGCTCCAGCATATGGGTTGGATCCCTCAGCTTATTTTATCTAG TGATGCCCTGCGAACGAGGGCAACACTTAATATCATGCAGGAACAGGTGCGTGGTTTTCTGGAAGCGGAGGTCCATTTTATCTCAAGTTTTTATTCCATTGCAGCCATGGATGGCCAGACTGCTGAACACCTCCAACGAACTATCTGTCAGTATTCAAGGGATGAAATACTTACCATCAT GTGTATGGGGCATAATAGGGGATGGGAAGAGGCAGCCTCCATGTTCACCGGTGCTTCCATAGAGCTCAAGACCTGCAATGCTGCTTTGCTtgaagctactggaaaatcTTGGGAAGAGGTTACATTTCCTTTcttcataaaatattttctgtcATGTTGTCTCATTgtcatttttacctttttttttttttttgtggaaGTAATGTATATGAAG
- the LOC18597379 gene encoding uncharacterized protein LOC18597379 isoform X2, with protein sequence MNASAAVGVGISPSTSKPLAMGLTPIPIRLRWRRSCSMIETEAELAASEAQPVSRRLILLRHAKSSWQHTALRDHDRPLSKTGRADAALVSKKLQHMGWIPQLILSSDALRTRATLNIMQEQVRGFLEAEVHFISSFYSIAAMDGQTAEHLQRTICQYSRDEILTIMCMGHNRGWEEAASMFTGASIELKTCNAALLEATGKSWEEAFSVAGFGGWKLQGIVTPSSNL encoded by the exons ATGAATGCTAGTGCTGCAGTGGGAGTGGGCATTTCCCCCTCCACCTCTAAGCCATTGGCCATGGGCTTAACACCAATCCCTATCCGTTTGCGCTGGAGGAGGAGTTGTTCAATGATTGAGACGGAGGCGGAGCTAGCTGCGTCGGAGGCCCAACCCGTCTCTCGCCGCCTCATTCTGCTTCGCCATGCCAAGAGTTCTTGGCAACATACAGCTCTGCGAG ATCATGACCGTCCTCTCAGTAAAACCGGACGAGCTGATGCTGCCTTGGTTTCTAAAAAGCTCCAGCATATGGGTTGGATCCCTCAGCTTATTTTATCTAG TGATGCCCTGCGAACGAGGGCAACACTTAATATCATGCAGGAACAGGTGCGTGGTTTTCTGGAAGCGGAGGTCCATTTTATCTCAAGTTTTTATTCCATTGCAGCCATGGATGGCCAGACTGCTGAACACCTCCAACGAACTATCTGTCAGTATTCAAGGGATGAAATACTTACCATCAT GTGTATGGGGCATAATAGGGGATGGGAAGAGGCAGCCTCCATGTTCACCGGTGCTTCCATAGAGCTCAAGACCTGCAATGCTGCTTTGCTtgaagctactggaaaatcTTGGGAAGAG